In Cytobacillus oceanisediminis, the following proteins share a genomic window:
- a CDS encoding bifunctional adenosylcobinamide kinase/adenosylcobinamide-phosphate guanylyltransferase produces MHFITGGAFNGKSRWVKEFYQLDDTPHKWISAYQGELAGDLDQNLIVYEGIELMIREWSQALEFEEIRDKWQEMLAKWQKWEKTAVNRKLVLIGSDISKGIVPMEAADRKWRDASGWAFQDAAAAADRVDLIWYGISQKIK; encoded by the coding sequence ATGCACTTCATTACAGGAGGCGCCTTTAACGGGAAATCCCGATGGGTGAAGGAATTTTATCAATTGGATGATACTCCTCATAAATGGATTTCAGCTTATCAAGGTGAGTTGGCCGGCGATTTGGATCAAAATCTAATCGTCTATGAGGGAATCGAGCTGATGATTCGGGAATGGTCACAAGCGCTGGAGTTTGAAGAGATTCGGGACAAGTGGCAGGAGATGCTGGCAAAATGGCAAAAGTGGGAAAAAACAGCTGTCAATCGAAAGCTCGTTTTAATCGGATCTGATATTTCAAAAGGCATTGTTCCAATGGAAGCAGCTGACCGAAAGTGGCGGGATGCGTCAGGCTGGGCCTTTCAGGATGCCGCTGCTGCTGCAGATAGAGTTGATTTGATTTGGTATGGCATTAGTCAAAAAATAAAATGA